From one Mya arenaria isolate MELC-2E11 chromosome 4, ASM2691426v1 genomic stretch:
- the LOC128232255 gene encoding uncharacterized protein LOC128232255 isoform X1: protein MAVSTPWTSPAAPNTSVTVHPASLAKHPQIWSKSEVAVWLRWCTEEYSIEPVPPEHFDLNGKALCLLTKADFVERVPKNGDVLYNSLMKLTSKHHTDKGSLINPSSVSTTKGIQDSSSSQVCDSVGANVLILPQSSASLQQSSLTAGCSTKNFVPIRPHPHPLLHAPTPLTGSFNDSVIYQRGYQLDPLVRLEQSSDCRLLWEFIYQLLSNNKYSSYVSWESHPDYVFRINNPTGLADLWGQQKNRTNMTYEKLSRALRYYYRMNIIKKVPGKRLTYRFLQSPSKIQKGQRGAKPQYRLQMEFSGTDRGEVPAQSSAPASIKTDRADSSDVSEHSSLSWPEEVRDESDIEAETADTVETVTRENGGSPECSNGTNRGNGSRFEDVTENEPKSQTSTLLPERRNAESVRHESFKTLSPSIEHNRNRLLMAGHTGRSSPYQKDIISISPFHQNGPQLLFTNNAFEAYTDKISQIQQRQSPLYHGASTYPYRTETHHEHMRQPFSYNNMLTRTRFGLGRAPSLDSATSCLCAPKPVRPGQPRSISPRFIEQTEPEDLSMRSHSNSNKASPSATYVPNSNVFNQ from the exons ATGGCAGTTTCAACACCCTGGACATCGCCCGCCGCACCCAACACAAGCGTGACAGTCCATCCGGCAAGCCTTG CGAAGCATCCGCAAATCTGGTCAAAAAGCGAGGTCGCAGTTTGGTTACGTTGGTGCACTGAAGAGTACTCAATAGAACCTGTCCCTCCGGAACACTTTGATCTCAATG GGAAGGCTTTGTGTCTATTAACGAAGGCAGATTTTGTCGAACGTGTACCGAAGAATGGAGATGTGTTGTACAACAGCCTTATGAAGTTGACGTCCAAACACCACACAG ATAAAGGAAGTCTGATTAACCCATCCTCAGTATCAACCACAAAGGGAATCCAAGATTCTTCATCTTCTCAGGTTTGCG ACTCGGTGGGAGCCAATGTCTTGATCCTCCCTCAGTCTTCCGCCTCACTCCAGCAATCTTCACTCACAGCTGGCTGCTCCACTAAGAATTTTGTTCCAATTCGACCACATCCTCACCCTCTCTTACACGCACCTACACCATTGACAGGGTCTTTTAATG ATTCTGTGATATACCAGCGTGGCTATCAACTTGATCCACTTGTGCGACTAGAGCAATCCTCAG ATTGTCGCCTGCTGTGGGAGTTTATCTACCAGCTCCTGTCCAACAACAAATACAGCAGTTACGTAAGCTGGGAGAGTCACCCAGATTATGTCTTCCGCATTAACAATCCGACAG GCTTAGCCGATCTATGGGGACAacaaaagaacagaacaaacaTGACCTACGAGAAATTATCAAGAGCGCTCCGATATTACTACAGAATGAATATCATCAAAAAGGTGCCGGGGAAGAGGCTTACGTACAG GTTTTTACAGTCTCCTTCAAAGATTCAAAAGGGTCAACGAGGAGCCAAACCACAATATAGACTACAGATGGAGTTCAGCGGGACGGACAGGGGAGAAGTACCCGCACAATCATCAGCCCCTGCTTCTATCAAAACTGACCGAGCTGATAGTTCGGATGTCAGTGAACATTCATCTCTGTCCTGGCCAGAAGAAGTACGTGATGAAAGTGACATTGAGGCTGAAACTGCGGACACCGTAGAGACAGTAACGCGAGAAAATGGTGGATCTCCGGAATGCTCAAATGGAACAAATCGAGGAAATGGAAGTAGGTTTGAAGATGTGACAGAAAATGAACCAAAGTCTCAGACATCAACGTTGTTACCTGAACGCAGAAATGCAGAGTCTGTTAgacatgaaagttttaaaactttgtcACCAAGCATAGAACACAACAGAAATAGATTGTTAATGGCGGGTCATACGGGCCGGTCTTCTCCTTACCAAAAGGATATAATCTCGATTTCACCTTTCCATCAAAACGGACCTCAGTtgttgtttacaaacaatgcttTTGAAGCGTACACAGACAAAATCTCGCAGATTCAACAAAGACAATCCCCACTATATCATGGTGCCTCTACATATCCATACAGAACAGAGACACATCATGAACATATGCGCCAACCTTTCTCATATAACAACATGCTTACTAGAACAAGATTCGGATTGGGGCGTGCCCCGTCTCTTGATTCGGCTACAAGTTGCCTGTGTGCTCCAAAGCCAGTAAGGCCTGGTCAGCCTCGGTCTATCAGTCCCAGGTTCATAGAACAAACAGAACCAGAGGATCTTTCAATGCGATCTCATTCTAATTCTAATAAAGCGTCACCGTCTGCTACATACGTTCCAAATTCGAACGTTTTCAATCAGTAG
- the LOC128232255 gene encoding uncharacterized protein LOC128232255 isoform X2, with translation MAVSTPWTSPAAPNTSVTVHPASLAKHPQIWSKSEVAVWLRWCTEEYSIEPVPPEHFDLNGKALCLLTKADFVERVPKNGDVLYNSLMKLTSKHHTVSTTKGIQDSSSSQVCDSVGANVLILPQSSASLQQSSLTAGCSTKNFVPIRPHPHPLLHAPTPLTGSFNDSVIYQRGYQLDPLVRLEQSSDCRLLWEFIYQLLSNNKYSSYVSWESHPDYVFRINNPTGLADLWGQQKNRTNMTYEKLSRALRYYYRMNIIKKVPGKRLTYRFLQSPSKIQKGQRGAKPQYRLQMEFSGTDRGEVPAQSSAPASIKTDRADSSDVSEHSSLSWPEEVRDESDIEAETADTVETVTRENGGSPECSNGTNRGNGSRFEDVTENEPKSQTSTLLPERRNAESVRHESFKTLSPSIEHNRNRLLMAGHTGRSSPYQKDIISISPFHQNGPQLLFTNNAFEAYTDKISQIQQRQSPLYHGASTYPYRTETHHEHMRQPFSYNNMLTRTRFGLGRAPSLDSATSCLCAPKPVRPGQPRSISPRFIEQTEPEDLSMRSHSNSNKASPSATYVPNSNVFNQ, from the exons ATGGCAGTTTCAACACCCTGGACATCGCCCGCCGCACCCAACACAAGCGTGACAGTCCATCCGGCAAGCCTTG CGAAGCATCCGCAAATCTGGTCAAAAAGCGAGGTCGCAGTTTGGTTACGTTGGTGCACTGAAGAGTACTCAATAGAACCTGTCCCTCCGGAACACTTTGATCTCAATG GGAAGGCTTTGTGTCTATTAACGAAGGCAGATTTTGTCGAACGTGTACCGAAGAATGGAGATGTGTTGTACAACAGCCTTATGAAGTTGACGTCCAAACACCACACAG TATCAACCACAAAGGGAATCCAAGATTCTTCATCTTCTCAGGTTTGCG ACTCGGTGGGAGCCAATGTCTTGATCCTCCCTCAGTCTTCCGCCTCACTCCAGCAATCTTCACTCACAGCTGGCTGCTCCACTAAGAATTTTGTTCCAATTCGACCACATCCTCACCCTCTCTTACACGCACCTACACCATTGACAGGGTCTTTTAATG ATTCTGTGATATACCAGCGTGGCTATCAACTTGATCCACTTGTGCGACTAGAGCAATCCTCAG ATTGTCGCCTGCTGTGGGAGTTTATCTACCAGCTCCTGTCCAACAACAAATACAGCAGTTACGTAAGCTGGGAGAGTCACCCAGATTATGTCTTCCGCATTAACAATCCGACAG GCTTAGCCGATCTATGGGGACAacaaaagaacagaacaaacaTGACCTACGAGAAATTATCAAGAGCGCTCCGATATTACTACAGAATGAATATCATCAAAAAGGTGCCGGGGAAGAGGCTTACGTACAG GTTTTTACAGTCTCCTTCAAAGATTCAAAAGGGTCAACGAGGAGCCAAACCACAATATAGACTACAGATGGAGTTCAGCGGGACGGACAGGGGAGAAGTACCCGCACAATCATCAGCCCCTGCTTCTATCAAAACTGACCGAGCTGATAGTTCGGATGTCAGTGAACATTCATCTCTGTCCTGGCCAGAAGAAGTACGTGATGAAAGTGACATTGAGGCTGAAACTGCGGACACCGTAGAGACAGTAACGCGAGAAAATGGTGGATCTCCGGAATGCTCAAATGGAACAAATCGAGGAAATGGAAGTAGGTTTGAAGATGTGACAGAAAATGAACCAAAGTCTCAGACATCAACGTTGTTACCTGAACGCAGAAATGCAGAGTCTGTTAgacatgaaagttttaaaactttgtcACCAAGCATAGAACACAACAGAAATAGATTGTTAATGGCGGGTCATACGGGCCGGTCTTCTCCTTACCAAAAGGATATAATCTCGATTTCACCTTTCCATCAAAACGGACCTCAGTtgttgtttacaaacaatgcttTTGAAGCGTACACAGACAAAATCTCGCAGATTCAACAAAGACAATCCCCACTATATCATGGTGCCTCTACATATCCATACAGAACAGAGACACATCATGAACATATGCGCCAACCTTTCTCATATAACAACATGCTTACTAGAACAAGATTCGGATTGGGGCGTGCCCCGTCTCTTGATTCGGCTACAAGTTGCCTGTGTGCTCCAAAGCCAGTAAGGCCTGGTCAGCCTCGGTCTATCAGTCCCAGGTTCATAGAACAAACAGAACCAGAGGATCTTTCAATGCGATCTCATTCTAATTCTAATAAAGCGTCACCGTCTGCTACATACGTTCCAAATTCGAACGTTTTCAATCAGTAG
- the LOC128232255 gene encoding uncharacterized protein LOC128232255 isoform X3, giving the protein MAVSTPWTSPAAPNTSVTVHPASLAKHPQIWSKSEVAVWLRWCTEEYSIEPVPPEHFDLNGKALCLLTKADFVERVPKNGDVLYNSLMKLTSKHHTDSVGANVLILPQSSASLQQSSLTAGCSTKNFVPIRPHPHPLLHAPTPLTGSFNDSVIYQRGYQLDPLVRLEQSSDCRLLWEFIYQLLSNNKYSSYVSWESHPDYVFRINNPTGLADLWGQQKNRTNMTYEKLSRALRYYYRMNIIKKVPGKRLTYRFLQSPSKIQKGQRGAKPQYRLQMEFSGTDRGEVPAQSSAPASIKTDRADSSDVSEHSSLSWPEEVRDESDIEAETADTVETVTRENGGSPECSNGTNRGNGSRFEDVTENEPKSQTSTLLPERRNAESVRHESFKTLSPSIEHNRNRLLMAGHTGRSSPYQKDIISISPFHQNGPQLLFTNNAFEAYTDKISQIQQRQSPLYHGASTYPYRTETHHEHMRQPFSYNNMLTRTRFGLGRAPSLDSATSCLCAPKPVRPGQPRSISPRFIEQTEPEDLSMRSHSNSNKASPSATYVPNSNVFNQ; this is encoded by the exons ATGGCAGTTTCAACACCCTGGACATCGCCCGCCGCACCCAACACAAGCGTGACAGTCCATCCGGCAAGCCTTG CGAAGCATCCGCAAATCTGGTCAAAAAGCGAGGTCGCAGTTTGGTTACGTTGGTGCACTGAAGAGTACTCAATAGAACCTGTCCCTCCGGAACACTTTGATCTCAATG GGAAGGCTTTGTGTCTATTAACGAAGGCAGATTTTGTCGAACGTGTACCGAAGAATGGAGATGTGTTGTACAACAGCCTTATGAAGTTGACGTCCAAACACCACACAG ACTCGGTGGGAGCCAATGTCTTGATCCTCCCTCAGTCTTCCGCCTCACTCCAGCAATCTTCACTCACAGCTGGCTGCTCCACTAAGAATTTTGTTCCAATTCGACCACATCCTCACCCTCTCTTACACGCACCTACACCATTGACAGGGTCTTTTAATG ATTCTGTGATATACCAGCGTGGCTATCAACTTGATCCACTTGTGCGACTAGAGCAATCCTCAG ATTGTCGCCTGCTGTGGGAGTTTATCTACCAGCTCCTGTCCAACAACAAATACAGCAGTTACGTAAGCTGGGAGAGTCACCCAGATTATGTCTTCCGCATTAACAATCCGACAG GCTTAGCCGATCTATGGGGACAacaaaagaacagaacaaacaTGACCTACGAGAAATTATCAAGAGCGCTCCGATATTACTACAGAATGAATATCATCAAAAAGGTGCCGGGGAAGAGGCTTACGTACAG GTTTTTACAGTCTCCTTCAAAGATTCAAAAGGGTCAACGAGGAGCCAAACCACAATATAGACTACAGATGGAGTTCAGCGGGACGGACAGGGGAGAAGTACCCGCACAATCATCAGCCCCTGCTTCTATCAAAACTGACCGAGCTGATAGTTCGGATGTCAGTGAACATTCATCTCTGTCCTGGCCAGAAGAAGTACGTGATGAAAGTGACATTGAGGCTGAAACTGCGGACACCGTAGAGACAGTAACGCGAGAAAATGGTGGATCTCCGGAATGCTCAAATGGAACAAATCGAGGAAATGGAAGTAGGTTTGAAGATGTGACAGAAAATGAACCAAAGTCTCAGACATCAACGTTGTTACCTGAACGCAGAAATGCAGAGTCTGTTAgacatgaaagttttaaaactttgtcACCAAGCATAGAACACAACAGAAATAGATTGTTAATGGCGGGTCATACGGGCCGGTCTTCTCCTTACCAAAAGGATATAATCTCGATTTCACCTTTCCATCAAAACGGACCTCAGTtgttgtttacaaacaatgcttTTGAAGCGTACACAGACAAAATCTCGCAGATTCAACAAAGACAATCCCCACTATATCATGGTGCCTCTACATATCCATACAGAACAGAGACACATCATGAACATATGCGCCAACCTTTCTCATATAACAACATGCTTACTAGAACAAGATTCGGATTGGGGCGTGCCCCGTCTCTTGATTCGGCTACAAGTTGCCTGTGTGCTCCAAAGCCAGTAAGGCCTGGTCAGCCTCGGTCTATCAGTCCCAGGTTCATAGAACAAACAGAACCAGAGGATCTTTCAATGCGATCTCATTCTAATTCTAATAAAGCGTCACCGTCTGCTACATACGTTCCAAATTCGAACGTTTTCAATCAGTAG